The window gataatttgataatttcagTGGAACGCGGTAGTGCGGAGTTTATAATATAATCGCATCATTTACCAATCATCCGAAAAGCTTTCACGTCGCACGCAAGATTTTCTTGGTTCACGCACATTGTGAATCGATGCGATTACGAAACGCAAAGAAAGTCCGATTTATAAGGCTGAAGGATTTTCAAGACGGAACTTCACAGCGAACTTCTTATATTCCGTATtactttaaaatttgaaaaaactcgAGCACACGCCGTACCGAGTTTCGGATTCATAAATGATTTTACAGAAACTGACAAACCATATATATCGTACCGCAGGTtggcagtaaaaaaaattctcacagtCATCAATGCGTGCTTAACGATGACCGTAAAAAGTCATCGATCCTTCACGACTCGAAACAAAGGTGCGATATTTCAAAGACCAGAATCATCGGGATTCTCGAAACTTCGGCAAGTTGTTTCTCGATttcgtttcaatattttcgcaCGAATCCATCGTATCACGGATTAGTGAGTACAATAATCCTGaacgtttaaaaaaagtaCAACGCATTTGGACTAAATTCTCATGAGAACGGAATAGAAGAAATTTCTAGCTAAATAATCCAACGTTTATACACCGGCCGACACGTTCCGAGTGTAAGCTTGACTTTTTCACAATTATATAGGTGCTCCTGCATATATGGGGTACGTAAAACGGTGCTCGTAATTTCACGGGTAGTTTATGTCTTACTCTAGTTCATATCTCCCACGAGTTCCAGCCGTCGGTTAAGATTTTATAATCAGGATAAGCTAATTGGGCAAGATTCGCGTCCCGGTGTACGTAAAATGCCGACTCGGATATAGCAGACCTCTATCGTAATACCTTTTCCCGGCATTGCGCAATTAATCGTTGCGCTGATTCAACCTCACAATTAGCTAGGTGGTATGGTTACGGGACTCTGCGACATCGGACGGTGTTGCGGCTTTCGAGCCTCTCTCGCCATTCGCTTCGCAATCGCTCCAAAGAGTCGACCACGGGCCATTGCCTCGACTCTTGAAGTTATACTCGCTGCCCGCTCGCCTTTGTCAACTACCTCGAATACTTTGCCAACTCCGCACTGACGTTGCCCTCGGGGAAAGTGAGACCTCCGTTCCCGGTCCCCACCTGTAAAAATGCATTCGCTTTATTCTACAAGTATACGCGTCGACGCTAGATTTTGGAAATCCATTGCCGCTAACGTGAATAGTAATTTTCGAGTACTTGGTCGAGCGATTTGAATTATTACCTActgcacagaaaataaaaatttcgataagccgtaataaataataacgttAGGTTCGGCGAACCTGAACCTGGATTCGTGTCGGTgattttttcacgattctggAAGATCGGGTGTTTCGGAAGGAAATTAGAACGTGACTGAACCAGAAATAATGCTGCTCgttataaatttctttcaggTTCCCTCTCACTTTGTGAAATAATACTTATCTCGTCCCTTTgttattcgatttttatgagTAAAAATATACCGTTCACGTATCGAACGTTTGCGATTCTGCGTCGCTGATCTCGCAACATCGCCTGTAATccgtacacatatatattccCTTCGTAAACGTTGTCTGCCATGTATGAATCATACAACGGTGTGTAAAATCGTCGTACATCCGGGACGCTGTTCTATAACAAACGGCGTTAAAGAGTCAGGCAAAGAAGGTATATCGAACTCTTACACCGTCCAGCCAAGGTACGTTTAACAGCTCAGTTTGAGCCTCGTCACGCTCGAGCGGTAGAAGTGGATCGAATTCGcgtattgcaaaaaaaaaagaaacgtgaaCCCTGCGGTCAAAGTTCGCCAACAAGGACAACGCTCCGTGGTCCCGGCAAAAAGTagacgagagaaaaaacaaacaaattcaCGTCAGCATTGTTCGATAACTAATTTATCTCTAGACGCACTTCGTACCGActactttgttttttccttctatttttttttttttttattgtttttttttttggccaaattTCGCGATCCATTCAAACGTTCTTATTTGGTACGGACGGGGATGCAATAGCGGCAAGACAAGTCGAGAGCGTATGAATCACTCTCGTATCTGATTAACGGTGATCATTTAAACCCGGCACAGTACCATAGGAGCCAAAGTTTAAAGCACGGTGACTTCGACGATAACATAAAGCGAGACCATGCGGAGGCTTAGGTAGAATGTAGGTGATCACCAGGCTAGCTGGAGGTTGCCAATCGATCGGTGACTAACCACGGGGACCAAGGCCATGACGTTTTGCCTGCACCTATCTACCAGTTACTGGTTCGATAAAGTTTCAACGCACGGTTATTATGCTGAAAGAGTCGCGTGTGTACTTAAGATATATACGTAAGTGTGAAACGGCGTACGTTAATCACAAGTCCTACATGGACGTTGTAAACATCGTCAAGACTTTCGCGACGCATCGAGTTTGttacgtattttattttattctcaatttttataacgCAAATATTTACGGAAGAACCGTTTTTGCATAGGATCGGATTCACTCAGCTGCAGCCAATAGACAACGCGATTTTATACCTTTCATTTCGATCGACTCGTATgccttttcttatttttttattcaacgtaCGAAACAGGATTcgtttacttttctttgtcttaaaattcatgaaaacCGCGTTGtaagatgaaagaaattaatttcccTGATACATATTTATGTTAGTGTGTAAACGGGATAGGGTTACCGGAGTGTTAAGACTgcgatgtatttttttttccgcaattTTAAATTCCCCTCTTTCTCTACTAAGTATTGTAAATTCTAATTTAGTGTTTTATTTCCAGCGAAACTTTTACTAATTACCATGCCTTATTAATTAGGGATCGTGTTGGGTAATGAGCGCCGTATCCACAATTCTTAGCAACCTTTCTCAATTCAAAGCGATATGCTTACATTATTACCGTATAGCAGCGAAAGCTGAGACAGTTACTGTAACGAGCTACCTGTGGCCGGAACAGTAAGCCAAACAAACCACCTGTACGACCTCCCATTTTCAAAAAGCAGACAGAAAACCCTGTCTAATTATTGCTCAATTACCAGGCGTATATTTTCCATCCTCTCCGACAGAATTTGCAGGGGTTTAAAATTagcgaatgaattttcttactTGCCCAATTCGATTGTTCGTAAAGCGTGACGTCGTGTGCGAAAACCACAAAGCGCGGTTGTaagaaatcgagaaaaaagagaaagattcAGCGGTCTCTTCGGaattatattatgttataCTAAGAGCTTATTATTCGATACGAATACGATATTCATTGCCATGCCTACTTCAGCGAGCGACAGAGTTTCGACGATTCTATACTCGTTTGTGAGACACGTGCGAAATAATATCCATCACCTCGGTTTACTTCTCGTCGCGAAAGTAGAGAGCAGGTTTGAAATTcgtattgtatgtataatgcacGCGGCTTCGAAACATGAGATGCAATTCTCTGTAATATAATCGATCGGCAAAGGTTACGCAGAGGGAAATATTTCTTACCTATTATAACTGCAGCGCAGGAATAAACGCGACCACATACCTGCATCGATTCCTTTGAACTCCCCGACGCGTCTCGTTCCCGCGGATATCACGGCAATGAGCCGGTATTCTTgacctgaaaaaaatcaagaagaggaagaagaagaaaatattctcTTTCACTTCCCACGCTAACTTTCAATATACTGACCCTGATTTTTGCGATTCCGCAAGCGTCACCCAACAGCTATTTATTTTCGTACCGCGGGGTAACCAGTTGAATAAATATGACGAATCTCCCCAGAGTCTGGAACAAGAGAGGTACCTCTTGAGACGAAGACTGGAGGAAGCTCACGACGAGGGCGAGGTCAGGGCACTGGAGCTGCAGGCCGATTTGGAGGCCCTTCGGAATCAGTTGGAAGAGCAGGGAGAACGTGCGCGACGTGCGGAAAGGGAGCAGGCAGCCCTGGTGACGGAATTGGCGGCCCAAAACACGCGGCTTGCCGATCAGCTCCGAGAGGCAAACAAGCAGGAAGAAGAGCTCCTAGTCGAGCTAAGGGTCCTCAGGGATAAGTGCGCGCTGAGGAACACCACGCTTCAGGACCATGTCAGCAGCTTGGAGATCCTCAGGGACGAGGTAAGGCCATCATCGTGCGGACGCGGAGACTCCGGATCAAGAAAAATTACCCCGCTGAAGTCGGACGTGAATTTGAACCGTTGGTTGGTTTCAGGTACAAATTGTCTCAGCCCAAAGAACCGAACTCGAGAGGAGATCCCTGGAGCTACGGCAGGAAAGGGCGCGAGCTGTTGCCGCCTTGGAAGAAGCCGAGGAGAGAGCCCACGTCTTGGATAGACTTGGCCGCGAAGCTGAGCACAGAGCGAGAACGGCGGAACGGGAGAGGTAGGCGGATGGAAAATTAGCCATCATTATTTACCTACTCCGGAAACGGTCCTCTAAGGGCGAAGCGTCGAACACGGACCATGAACATTGGGAATCAAGTTATCGGAGCGTGTTGCGTGTTTAAGTAGAACGCGAAGTGTGAACTAGATGCGGCAAGGAGAACTCAAAACCGGCATTCctaattcaaatttatatccatGTTAACGAACCGCACGTTAGATGTATTAATGTGACTTGGTTACAGGGACGAGCTCGCCGCTGCATTGGCAGCCCTCGAGGcggaaagaagaggaagatCGGGTTCGATACAAAAACCCCCGAGATCACTGCAGGCGGAAATGGAGTGCGAGGAGAGCGGAAGTTCTTTGGGAGAACCCGAGGACCTCAAAGCCGAAGTAACGAGGGCTTGTAAAAGAATGCGAGAACTCTGCGCTCAGCTCAGAAGAGGCGAAGACGACTCTGGCCTTCAGAGCGATTGCGACGAGTCCATGTTGGTCCTGGCGAACGGTGCCGATGCCGAGGTGAGAGATATAAATATGAGCGCGATTAATGTAAACACCGACACTGTTTAGTCGTCGAATTTGAATCCTTGCATCTCGGTTGTTGTTCACCTTTATCTGGGCAAAAAACTGACTATGAATCGAATTGCGATCGCACTGTCTTTGATCATCGACAAGTATAAACAAACGTGATTAATTACCGAGCAAGCTTGGAGCACCGATCTCACCAAAGAAAAAGTGATTCGTGATATATCGAAATGTGATAAATTAGCTGATGGAATTTCACAAGTAAAATGAAGTAAAGAAGCTTTCAATTTCCGCAGGCAAACTGTCCCGGGGCGTTGTCGGAGCTGACGGAGGAGTTGTTCAGACTGGCATTATCCGGACGAGGGGCTCCTGGGGAACTTGGCCTGGCGGTGGAATTACACAGGGTACGAGAGGAGCTCGAGCATTCGAGAGACCAGCTGAAACAGACGCAAGACGAGCTCAGGCGAAGAGGGGAATCGCTGCTTGAGCTTACGAGCAAGTTGAGCGTATGCGAGGCCGAGCTTCGAGGTGTACGGGAGGAACGAGACAGAGCCAGAGGTGACATTGAGGATTCGGCACTGACCAAGGACGAGGTCCTGGCCCAGGCTTACCAGGTCAGGGACCAAGCTGTCGCCCGGAAGAACAGGGCGGAAGTTGAGCTGGCAAGAACGAGGATCGACGTGCTGCAGGCCAACAGCCAGCTGATGGAGGCTATCCAGCAGAAGATCGAGCTGAGTCAACAGCTCGAACAGTGGCAAATGGACATGCAAGCGCTTCTGGACGAGCAAGTTAGAAGTAAACTGATGCCGTCGAGCGGTCCGGTCAGCGGTAACGGGGACGGTTCGGAGATCGTTGTTCCGGCTAGGAAGAAGCGCAGCACGAGCGCTTCGAAGAAGATCTTCGGACTGTTCTGAAAGTTGTTGGGTTGAGAAATTTCGCCGAAGATCCGCAATCTTCGGCTCGATTTTTTATCATGGGATCAAAATTTTAACGCGAGAACCTATCGCAATGTGATTATATGTTATTGGGCGGAGGGCGGAAATATGACGCGGCTCTTTGTCATTATTGCCGCGGCATTTCTTCAGCTGGGAATCTGCGCTTGGATGTTGGCGAAGATAAATTATCACCGTTGGTCGTGATTCGCATGAATTAGTTATAGACGGCGTCAATTAGTCGAGCGCATTGGACGTGAACGTGATaagttaaaaagaaaacttgtttttcgAAGATTTTTACGGACTTTGTATAGGCATCTTTGTACCTGCGCTGTTGTTTAATTGCTCGAGATTGATTTTTAACGGTCGTTTCACAAGACGTTATAACAAGCTTAGAAGTTTCACTGCAGAGTGCAGACGCTGATCATTCGGGGCAATTAAAGTATCGTAAAATCCTGCACGTTTCACGAAAATTCGACGAGTGGCTTGAAAAAATCTTGCGTAATGCCAATTAGACTTGAAGAAATTACTAGTTAAATTATACCCCGTCGTATAACTCGACATTTCCATCCAACGTTCATACATTCtatt is drawn from Neodiprion fabricii isolate iyNeoFabr1 chromosome 3, iyNeoFabr1.1, whole genome shotgun sequence and contains these coding sequences:
- the LOC124177888 gene encoding bicaudal D-related protein homolog, whose protein sequence is MLPRKEGQIAPYALEDMISDLQARRNSLDHVDDVAGDPIEQLKQRERDLVLAAELGKALLERNQELTKQGEALAEEYASKLESLEQERYLLRRRLEEAHDEGEVRALELQADLEALRNQLEEQGERARRAEREQAALVTELAAQNTRLADQLREANKQEEELLVELRVLRDKCALRNTTLQDHVSSLEILRDEVQIVSAQRTELERRSLELRQERARAVAALEEAEERAHVLDRLGREAEHRARTAERERDELAAALAALEAERRGRSGSIQKPPRSLQAEMECEESGSSLGEPEDLKAEVTRACKRMRELCAQLRRGEDDSGLQSDCDESMLVLANGADAEANCPGALSELTEELFRLALSGRGAPGELGLAVELHRVREELEHSRDQLKQTQDELRRRGESLLELTSKLSVCEAELRGVREERDRARGDIEDSALTKDEVLAQAYQVRDQAVARKNRAEVELARTRIDVLQANSQLMEAIQQKIELSQQLEQWQMDMQALLDEQVRSKLMPSSGPVSGNGDGSEIVVPARKKRSTSASKKIFGLF